GTATCGAGCCCGAGCGCGCGTGCTGCCAGGATGAAGTACGCGCCCTGCAGCGACGCATTACGCATCGCCGATTCCGCGCGGAGTTCCGGATTGCCGTCGAACCACGCCTTGGCGTTCGCATGCGGGAAGAGCTCGGGTAGATATTCGTGGAAATCGCGATCCATGCCGATGATCACGGTGACCGGCGCCTTCAGCACCTTGGGTGCATTCTGTGCCGAACAGCAGTCGGCGAGCTTCGCCTTGGCGGCATCGCTGGTGCACCAGATGAGCCGGGCGGGAAGCTGGTTGGCCGAGGTCGGCCCCCATTTCATCAAGTCCCAGATCGCGTGCAATTCGCTCTCGGCGACCGGCGCGTCGGTATAGCCGTTATAAGTGCGTGCGGTGCGGAACAATTGATCCAGCGCGGTATCGGGCAGAACGGTCATCAAACGGCTCGCACTTCGGTGACTTCGGGGACGTAATATTTCAGGAGTTGCTCGATCCCGTTCTTCAACGTCGCGCTGGACGACGGGCATCCTGCACAGGCGCCCTGCATCGCCAGGAACACTTTGCCCTTTTCGAAGCCGCGATAGACGATGTCGCCGCCGTCATTGGCAACCGCCGGGCGGATGCGCGTTTCGATCAGATCCTTGATCTGCGCGACGATGTCGGCATCGGCCGGGTCATCGTTGAACGCGTCGTTTGCGGGTACCGCGATGCCACCGGCGTTGCCGGGTTTGAACAACGGCATGCCCGCACTGAAATGATCGACCATAAGCCCCAGAATTTCCGGCTTCAGATCGCTCCATGCGGTCCCGGATGCGGCGGTGACGGAGACGAAGTCGCGCCCGAAAAATACCCCGGTGACGTCGCCCAGACCGAACAAGGCTTCGGCGAGCGGGGAGGCCTCGGCCTCCTCGGGCGTCACGAAATCGCGCGTGCCAGCCTCCATCACACTGCGGCTGGGGAGGAATTTCAGGGTCGCCGGGTTGGGCGTTGTTTCGGTCTCTATCAGCATGCCTCGCATGTGGCGCGCGAGGTTCACGAGCGCAAGGGTGGATGTCGCGGCTGGCGGTCGGCGCTTTCCGCCGCTATCGTCCCGGACATGACCGTGTTCCTGCGTTCGACGCGCCTCGCCCTCCTGTCCTTTCTCGTCATCGGTGCCGCGCCCGAGCAGGTAGCGCCCCCCGCCGCGCCCCCTGCGGCTCCGACACCGATGCCAGCCGCAAAGCCGGCCGCTGGTGCCGATGCCGCGATCGTCAGCCGCACCGCCTGGCTCTACAAGGGCAGCGACATCACGCCCGACCCGGCATGGCGGTTCGGCACGCTGAAGAACGGCGTGCGCTATGCGGTGCGCAAGAATGGCGTGCCGCCGGGCCAGATCTCGGTGCGCGTGCGGATGGATGTCGGCTCGCTGATGGAGACCGATCCCGAACGCGGCTATGCGCATTTGATCGAGCATCTCACCTTCCGCGGCTCCGAATATGTCGCGGACGGCGAAGCCAAGCGCGTGTGGCAGCGGATGGGGACGACCTTCGGCTCCGACACCAATGCCCAGACCACCCCGACCCAGACCGTCTACAAGCTCGATTTGCCGAGCGCGACCGAGGCCGGGATCGACGAGAGCCTGAAGATTCTGTCGGGCATGGCGGCGAAGCCCAACATAACGGCGGTCGCGCTGAATGCTGAGCGCCCTGCCGTGCTGGCCGAACAGCGCGAGGCCCCGGGGCCGCAAGTGCGGCTCAGCGACGCCGTGCAATCGACCTTCTTTGCCGGGCAGCCGCTCGCCGATCGTTCACCGATCGGCCATATCAAGGAATTGCAGGCCGCCACCGCCGAAACCGTGCGCGCCTTCCATGATCGCTGGTATCGCCCGGAACGCGCCGTCGTCATCATCGCGGGCGACTTCGACCCCGAGAAGCTCGAGACGATGATCGCGCGTCATTTTGCCGACTGGAAGGGCGTCGGCCCGGCCCCCGCCGATCCCGATTTCGGCCAGCCCGACCCCAAGCAACAGCCGACCAAGGCGGTGGTCGAACCCAGCATCCCCACGCTGATCCAGCTCGCGATCGTCCGGCCGTGGTATTACAATGACGACACCATCCTGTTCAACCAGAAGCGCCTCGCCGATTTCGTCGCGCTCGCGGTCATCAACCGCCGCCTCGAAACCCGCGCGCGCACCGGCGGCAGCTATCTGCAAGCGGGCGTGCGGCTCGACGATCCGTCACGCTCGGCCAATATCACCTCGATCTCGATCCTGCCGGTCGGCACCGCTTGGGCGCAGGCGCTCAAGGATGTGCGCGCGGTGATCGCCGATGCACAGGCGTCTGCCCCGACCAAGGTCGAAATCGAGCGCGAGCTCGCCGAACAGCGCGTGTCGTTCAAGACGCTGGTCGATACCTATCGTGCCGAGGCAGGGTCGAAGGAGGCCGACGACATGGTCCAGGCGCTCGACATTCGCGAGACGACGACCGCGCCCTATGTCATCCAAAAGGTCTTTGCCGACGCCGAGAAGAAGGGTTTCTTCACCCCCGACAAGATCCTCGCCTCCACCCGCCGCGTGTTCCAGGGCACGATGCGCGCGCTCATCTCGACCCCCGCGCCCGAGGCCGGGATCGAAGCGAGCCTCGCCACCGCGCTGAAGGCCGATGTGAAGGGTCTGGCGGGCAAGCGCACGACGCAAGCCAACATCACCTTCGCCAAGCTGCCCAAGGTCGGGCCGCCCGCGACGATCGTGTCGAACACGCCGATCCGCGAGTTCGACATGCAGGAGTATAATCTCTCCAACGGCATCCGCGTGCTGATCTATCCAACCACGTCGGAGGATAGCCGCGTCTATGTCCGCGTGCGCTTCGGCGGCGGCTACAATGCGTTGCCCGCTGACCGCGAGACGCCGGCCTGGGCGGCCGACGGCACGCTCACCGCCGGCGGCATAGGTACGCTCAAGCAAGGCGATATCGAGGCGCTGGTGCAGGGCCGCCGGATTGGCCTCGACTTCGGCATCGACGAGGATGCGTTCGTCTATAACGCGCTGACCTCGCCCGCCGATCTGACCGATCAGTTGCGACTGATCGGCGCGGCGAT
Above is a genomic segment from Sphingomonas sp. HMP6 containing:
- a CDS encoding malonic semialdehyde reductase, coding for MTVLPDTALDQLFRTARTYNGYTDAPVAESELHAIWDLMKWGPTSANQLPARLIWCTSDAAKAKLADCCSAQNAPKVLKAPVTVIIGMDRDFHEYLPELFPHANAKAWFDGNPELRAESAMRNASLQGAYFILAARALGLDTGPMSGLDAAKVNAAFFADTPSVTVNFISTLGHGDPATIYGRSPRPDFGKFNSVA
- a CDS encoding NifU family protein; this translates as MLIETETTPNPATLKFLPSRSVMEAGTRDFVTPEEAEASPLAEALFGLGDVTGVFFGRDFVSVTAASGTAWSDLKPEILGLMVDHFSAGMPLFKPGNAGGIAVPANDAFNDDPADADIVAQIKDLIETRIRPAVANDGGDIVYRGFEKGKVFLAMQGACAGCPSSSATLKNGIEQLLKYYVPEVTEVRAV
- a CDS encoding M16 family metallopeptidase, whose protein sequence is MTVFLRSTRLALLSFLVIGAAPEQVAPPAAPPAAPTPMPAAKPAAGADAAIVSRTAWLYKGSDITPDPAWRFGTLKNGVRYAVRKNGVPPGQISVRVRMDVGSLMETDPERGYAHLIEHLTFRGSEYVADGEAKRVWQRMGTTFGSDTNAQTTPTQTVYKLDLPSATEAGIDESLKILSGMAAKPNITAVALNAERPAVLAEQREAPGPQVRLSDAVQSTFFAGQPLADRSPIGHIKELQAATAETVRAFHDRWYRPERAVVIIAGDFDPEKLETMIARHFADWKGVGPAPADPDFGQPDPKQQPTKAVVEPSIPTLIQLAIVRPWYYNDDTILFNQKRLADFVALAVINRRLETRARTGGSYLQAGVRLDDPSRSANITSISILPVGTAWAQALKDVRAVIADAQASAPTKVEIERELAEQRVSFKTLVDTYRAEAGSKEADDMVQALDIRETTTAPYVIQKVFADAEKKGFFTPDKILASTRRVFQGTMRALISTPAPEAGIEASLATALKADVKGLAGKRTTQANITFAKLPKVGPPATIVSNTPIREFDMQEYNLSNGIRVLIYPTTSEDSRVYVRVRFGGGYNALPADRETPAWAADGTLTAGGIGTLKQGDIEALVQGRRIGLDFGIDEDAFVYNALTSPADLTDQLRLIGAAMTAPGWDPAPVNRTRVAAQAGYAAFDSSPTGVLSRDLERLLHDGDPRWGTPSLKAIEATTPASFRALWEPLLKTGPVEVMVFGDIKADVAIAAVQKTLGALSSRAAPADFVPPPVRFPAHNASPVVLTHNGPENQAAAVIAWPTGGGVAGATESRRLDVLAAIFSDRLFDRLRSQAGASYSPNVGSSWPTGMPSGGRMVAIGQVAPENLSLFFKLSREIAAELVAKPIDDDELKRTIGPMQQSIMRQSTGNQFWMNQLDGAVYDPARIEALKRLYSDISNMTAAELQETAAKYLRPDRDWTLQVVPAASQPKK